A section of the Verrucomicrobiales bacterium genome encodes:
- a CDS encoding RNA-binding protein — protein sequence MSAKLFVGNLPFKVTQEELSDLFTPHGSVTEVQLMMDRVTGRPRGFGFVTMASTEEAQKAIEALHGAEFGGRDLTVNLARPMEPRQPREQRR from the coding sequence ATGAGTGCTAAATTGTTTGTCGGAAACCTTCCCTTCAAGGTCACTCAGGAAGAACTGAGCGACCTGTTTACCCCTCACGGCTCAGTCACCGAAGTTCAACTGATGATGGACCGGGTCACCGGACGTCCTCGCGGCTTCGGATTCGTTACCATGGCCTCCACCGAAGAGGCTCAGAAAGCAATCGAAGCCCTCCACGGGGCCGAGTTCGGGGGCCGCGACCTCACAGTCAACCTCGCGCGCCCCATGGAACCGCGCCAGCCTCGCGAGCAACGTCGCTAG
- the folK gene encoding 2-amino-4-hydroxy-6-hydroxymethyldihydropteridine diphosphokinase: MGDASDLAVVSLGSNLGDSQAVLRSAFDRLQAWSETPVIRSSLWQTSPVDCPPGSPPFVNAVALLRPAASVSAEQLLSALQELEREFGRRLKKQLNEPRPLDLDIIWFRRESRRETHLTLPHPRAHQRRFVLQPLAELLPQAIFPGQGKSVSDLLAGLHTHEQVVLLED; the protein is encoded by the coding sequence ATGGGAGATGCGTCGGATTTGGCGGTGGTGAGCCTGGGATCCAATCTAGGAGATTCCCAGGCCGTCTTGCGCTCTGCGTTCGATCGCCTGCAAGCCTGGTCGGAGACTCCCGTGATCCGATCCTCCTTGTGGCAAACCTCGCCGGTGGACTGTCCCCCGGGATCCCCGCCGTTCGTCAACGCGGTGGCCTTGCTGCGGCCTGCCGCATCGGTCAGTGCAGAGCAGTTGCTTTCCGCGCTTCAAGAGCTCGAGAGGGAGTTTGGCCGTCGTTTGAAAAAGCAGTTGAACGAGCCTAGGCCGTTGGACCTGGACATCATTTGGTTCCGTCGGGAGTCCCGTCGGGAGACTCATCTCACCCTGCCTCATCCACGAGCGCATCAGCGACGCTTTGTGCTTCAGCCGCTCGCCGAACTTTTGCCGCAGGCCATCTTTCCCGGGCAGGGCAAAAGCGTGAGTGACCTGCTAGCGGGTCTGCACACCCACGAGCAGGTGGTCCTTCTTGAGGACTAG
- a CDS encoding 4-hydroxy-tetrahydrodipicolinate reductase yields the protein MNPTRVLINGYKGRMGQALLSCAARMPDLQVTAQADAGDAIEPLLERADVVIDFSFHSVTPDLAALCAARRKALVIGTTGHSDAEKAKIRSLAGAIPMVWASNYSTGVNTLFWLVRKATEILGPSFDLEVVEMHHRLKKDAPSGTAASLAEILADVRKQQLSEVIRHGREGITGERTATEIGMHSMRGGDVVGDHTVIYANVGERLELTHKASSRDTFANGALRAAAWVVTRQPGIYDMQDVLGLK from the coding sequence TTGAACCCGACCCGAGTTCTCATCAACGGCTATAAGGGGCGCATGGGACAGGCGTTACTGTCGTGCGCGGCTCGCATGCCCGATCTCCAGGTGACCGCGCAAGCGGATGCCGGCGATGCCATCGAGCCTTTATTGGAGCGAGCTGACGTCGTGATCGATTTCAGCTTTCACTCCGTGACGCCTGATCTCGCCGCACTTTGCGCGGCGCGGCGCAAGGCTCTGGTGATTGGTACTACCGGCCATTCGGATGCCGAGAAGGCCAAGATTCGCTCGCTCGCCGGTGCGATCCCGATGGTCTGGGCTTCCAACTATTCAACCGGGGTGAACACGCTCTTCTGGCTCGTTCGCAAGGCCACCGAAATTCTGGGCCCAAGCTTCGATCTGGAAGTGGTGGAGATGCACCATCGGTTGAAGAAGGATGCGCCGAGCGGAACGGCCGCCAGTTTGGCCGAGATCTTGGCGGATGTGCGCAAACAGCAGCTGTCGGAAGTGATTCGCCATGGACGCGAAGGCATTACTGGCGAGCGCACTGCAACCGAGATCGGTATGCATTCGATGCGGGGCGGTGACGTGGTTGGAGATCACACGGTGATTTATGCCAATGTCGGCGAGCGGCTCGAGCTCACGCACAAGGCATCCAGTCGCGACACCTTTGCGAACGGCGCTCTGCGCGCGGCGGCTTGGGTGGTCACTCGGCAACCGGGCATCTACGACATGCAGGACGTGCTCGGGTTGAAATAA
- a CDS encoding 4-hydroxy-tetrahydrodipicolinate synthase, with protein sequence MFKGTYTAIVTPFRNGKLDLPALEKLVKLQIRGGVDGIVPVGTTGESPTVSFEEHIEIVRNTVRFAAGKAKVMAGTGANSTSEAIYLTKAAEEAGADGSLQVAPYYNKPTQEGLFQHFHAIARATKLPIVLYSIPGRCGVEIAVETVHRLAQDSVNIVGIKEAGGNPDRVSQLRAVLGPKFDILSGDDSLTLPFMSVGADGVISVASNVIPRDVANMVKAFRLGKVEAARKLHHRFYPIFKDLFIETNPIPVKAALAMMGLIEEEYRLPLVAMGTKNREKLEQTLRACGVLKAAGSKRRELA encoded by the coding sequence ATGTTCAAAGGCACATATACCGCTATCGTCACCCCGTTCCGAAATGGAAAGTTGGATCTTCCTGCGCTGGAGAAGCTCGTGAAGCTCCAGATCCGCGGGGGCGTTGACGGAATCGTTCCCGTTGGCACCACCGGCGAGTCTCCCACCGTCAGCTTCGAGGAGCATATCGAGATCGTCCGGAACACGGTGCGATTTGCCGCCGGCAAGGCCAAGGTCATGGCCGGGACGGGCGCTAACTCCACTTCGGAGGCGATCTACCTGACCAAGGCGGCTGAGGAGGCGGGGGCCGATGGATCGTTGCAAGTGGCTCCTTATTACAACAAGCCCACGCAAGAGGGGTTGTTCCAGCACTTCCATGCCATCGCTCGCGCCACCAAGCTCCCGATTGTGCTGTATAGCATCCCGGGTCGTTGTGGAGTGGAGATTGCTGTGGAGACCGTTCATCGGCTGGCCCAGGACAGCGTGAACATTGTGGGTATCAAGGAGGCGGGTGGTAATCCTGACCGCGTCAGTCAACTGCGCGCAGTGTTGGGACCCAAGTTTGACATTTTGTCAGGCGACGACTCCTTAACCTTGCCGTTCATGTCCGTCGGTGCCGACGGTGTCATCAGCGTTGCTTCGAATGTCATTCCCCGCGATGTTGCCAACATGGTCAAGGCGTTCCGTCTCGGTAAAGTCGAGGCGGCGCGCAAACTTCATCACCGTTTTTATCCCATCTTCAAGGACCTGTTCATCGAGACGAACCCGATCCCGGTGAAGGCGGCCTTGGCCATGATGGGGTTGATCGAGGAGGAGTATCGGTTGCCGCTGGTGGCGATGGGCACCAAGAATCGGGAGAAACTTGAACAAACCTTGCGGGCCTGTGGGGTGCTGAAAGCGGCTGGATCCAAGAGGAGGGAGTTGGCTTGA